One region of Gigantopelta aegis isolate Gae_Host chromosome 7, Gae_host_genome, whole genome shotgun sequence genomic DNA includes:
- the LOC121377457 gene encoding cathepsin B-like produces the protein MKILLVSCVLFVTAFAVPRQRYENKKLNFDDIINHVNGLKTTWKAGHNFHHMPANTPLSFYKSLCGVLEGSEKFSRQLPRKEFFDVQDLPENFDPRTKWPHCPSLNEVRDQANCGSCWAFGAVEAMSDRICIASGGQKNAHLSAEQMMTCCHTCGMGCNGGYPRAAWEYYENVGLVTGGQYGSKQGCQPYVLPQCDHHVPGTKPPCSGDAKTPSCSHKCEPGYNKTFEHDKHYGKRPYGVRGESDIMTELFTNGPVEAAFTVYKDFLTYKSGVYKHTSGEALGGHAVKMMGYGVEAGTKYWLVANSWNSDWGDKGFFKILRGNDECGIESQIVGGEPK, from the exons ATGAAGATCCTGTTGGTATCCTGTGTGTTGTTTGTCACAGCATTTGCTGTTCCAAGGCAAAGATATGAAAACAAGAAACTAAACTTTGATGACATCATCAACCATGTTAATGGGCTAAAGACAACGTGGAAG GCTGGACATAATTTCCATCACATGCCAGCCAACACTCCATTGAGCTTCTACAAGTCTCTGTGTGGAGTCCTGGAAGGCTCGGAGAAGTTCAGTCGGCAGCTGCCCAGGAAGGAGTTCTTTGATGTCCAGGATCTTCCCGAGAACTTCGACCCCAGGACCAAGTGGCCCCACTGCCCATCTCTCAACGAAGTGCGAGATCAAGCAAACTGTGGATCATGCTGG GCGTTTGGTGCGGTGGAAGCAATGAGTGACAGAATCTGTATTGCATCTGGTGGCCAGAAGAACGCACACCTGTCTGCTGAACAGATGATGACTTGTTGTCACACCTGTGGAATGGG ATGCAATGGAGGATATCCCAGGGCTGCCTGGGAATACTATGAAAATGTTGGTCTTGTCACTGGTGGCCAGTATGGAAGCAAACAG GGCTGTCAGCCGTACGTTCTTCCCCAGTGTGATCACCACGTTCCTGGGACGAAGCCACCGTGCTCAGGAGATGCCAAAACACCATCATGTTCACACAAGTGTGAGCCCGGATACAACAAGACCTTTGAACATGACAAACACTATG GTAAACGACCGTATGGAGTTCGGGGCGAGTCTGATATTATGACCGAGTTGTTCACCAATGGACCAGTGGAAGCAGCTTTCACCGTCTACAAGGATTTTCTCACATACAAGTCAG GTGTTTACAAGCACACGTCTGGGGAAGCTCTCGGTGGCCATGCTGTTAAAATGATGGGGTATGGTGTTGAAGCTGGAACAAAGTACTGGCTCGTGGCCAACTCCTGGAACAGTGACTGGGGCGATAAAG GATTCTTCAAAATACTCCGAGGAAATGATGAATGTGGTATCGAGTCACAGATTGTTGGCGGTgaaccaaaataa